The Neomonachus schauinslandi chromosome 4, ASM220157v2, whole genome shotgun sequence genome includes a region encoding these proteins:
- the LOC110575025 gene encoding LOW QUALITY PROTEIN: cytochrome P450 4B1 (The sequence of the model RefSeq protein was modified relative to this genomic sequence to represent the inferred CDS: substituted 1 base at 1 genomic stop codon) produces the protein MVSVLLSLSLSHLGLWAAGLISILGFFKLIRLLLRRQMLARAMDSFPGPPTHWLFGHAQEIQQTGSLDKVVSWAHQFPYAHPLWLGQFLGFLNISEPDYAKAVYSRGDPKAADVYDFFLQWIGKGLLVLQRPKWYQHHKLLTPGFHYDVLKPYVAVFANSTHAMLDKWEEKAREDKSFDIFCDVGHMALDSLTKCTFGKGDSGPGHRDSSYYSAVSDLTLLMQRRIESSQYQNDFIYWLTPRGRCFLRACQAAHDRTDQVIREXKAALQDEKEQQKIQSWRHLDCLDTLLGAQDENGIKLSDADLRAEVHTFMFEGHDTTTSGICWFLYCMALHPEHQHRCREEVCEILGDRDSFQW, from the exons ATGGTTTCTGTCTTGCTCTCCTTGAGTCTTTCCCATCTGGGCCTGTGGGCTGCTGGATTGATCTCGATCTTAGGCTTCTTCAAGCTCATCCGTCTGCTGTTGAGGAGGCAGATGCTGGCCAGGGCTATGGACAGTTTCCCAGGTCCCCCCACCCACTGGCTCTTTGGGCATGCTCAGGAG ATCCAGCAGACAGGGAGCCTGGACAAGGTGGTATCCTGGGCCCACCAGTTCCCTTATGCCCACCCACTCTGGCTTGGACAGTTCCTTGGCTTCCTGAACATCTCTGAGCCCGACTATGCCAAAGCTGTGTACAGCCGAGGGG ATCCTAAGGCTGCGGATGTGTATGACTTCTTCCTCCAGTGGATTG GGAAAGGCCTACTGGTGCTCCAGAGGCCCAAGTGGTATCAGCACCACAAGCTGCTCACACCTGGCTTCCACTACGATGTGCTGAAACCCTATGTGGCTGTGTTCGCCAACTCCACGCACGCTATGCTG GACAAGTGGGAGGAAAAGGCTCGTGAGGATAAGAGCTTTGACATCTTCTGTGATGTGGGCCACATGGCACTGGACTCACTCACGAAGTGCACCTTTGGCAAAGGAGACAGCGGTCCGGGCCACAG GGACAGTAGCTACTACTCGGCCGTCAGCGACCTCACTCTGCTTATGCAGCGGCGCATTGAGTCCTCCCAGTACCAGAACGACTTCATCTACTGGCTCACCCCACGTGGCCGCTGTTTCCTGCGGGCCTGCCAGGCAGCCCACGACCGCACAG ACCAGGTCATCAGGGAATGAAAGGCAGCCCTGCAGGATGAGAAAGAGCAGCAGAAGATCCAGAGCTGGAGACACCTGGACTGCCTGGACACTCTTCTGGGGGCTCAG GATGAAAATGGGATCAAGTTGTCAGACGCAGATCTCCGGGCTGAGGTGCACACATTCATGTTTGAAGGCCATGACACCACCACCAGTGGCATCTGCTGGTTTCTCTACTGCATGGCCCTGCACCCCGAGCACCAGCATCGTTGTCGGGAGGAGGTCTGCGAGATCCTTGGGGACCGGGATTCCTTCCAGTGGTGA